A window of the Cannabis sativa cultivar Pink pepper isolate KNU-18-1 chromosome X, ASM2916894v1, whole genome shotgun sequence genome harbors these coding sequences:
- the LOC115696506 gene encoding probable LRR receptor-like serine/threonine-protein kinase At4g31250 translates to MAHNNNNKNVNSYDLVSLLIITLLVVIVEEAAGDVTDGETLLQFKKSLSNDTELANWSTSIPLCIPNTNDSNWKGLTCVNGSLYGLRLENMGLGGTIDVYTLSKLPTTLRSLSVIGNHFGGGIPEFKVLRGLRALYLSYNDFSGDIPDDSFEGMVYLKKVYLDRNEFDGRLPNSIVRLTKLVELNVESNRFVGRIPEFPRQDWKFLSFANNQFQGPIPSTLSNANVTAFLGNKELCGPPLGSTCKSSTSSNKKKKHIIIMVILVTLVVAVIASIVFLCFRRARTKTATTSPPLLLLQPNKHGSTPPKVVNYEQFGAVKRANYHYDQYSSHNNMNSTVDHDMMRSSQGYKKRGSLQFVMKDRERFELEDLLRASAEVLGSGSFGSSYKALLLNGPAMVVKRFSHMNNVGREEYFHDYMAKLGRLSHPNLLPLVAYYYRKEEKLLISDFVDNQSLASHLHGNKRGVGLDWATRLSIIKGISRGLTYLYKEFPDVTLPHGHLKSSNVLLDQKFSPILTEYALVPLTNKDHAHRFMAAFKSPEFSSNNNNNKNRRISRKTDIWSLGILILEILTGKFPENYVDQGNNNNNKKKTSLSSSTGDLAAWVNSVVREEWTGEVFDKEMVRSGHGEGEMLKLLKIGMSCSEMRVERRLDWKEAAERIEELRERDSEDEDYSSYVTDWDVLSADDAFSFSLKH, encoded by the exons atggctcataataataataataaaaatgttaATAGCTATGATCTCGTTTCCCTATTGATAATAACATTATTAGTAGTAATAGTAGAAGAAGCCGCCGGGGATGTAACAGACGGTGAAACACTCCTCCAATTCAAGAAATCATTAAGCAATGACACAGAGCTGGCCAATTGGAGCACTTCCATTCCCTTATGCATTCCCAACACAAACGACAGTAACTGGAAAGGGTTGACATGCGTGAATGGAAGCCTTTACGGATTAAGACTTGAAAACATGGGACTAGGTGGCACCATCGATGTCTACACATTGTCCAAGCTCCCAACCACTCTGCGCAGCCTCAGCGTGATAGGCAACCACTTTGGGGGTGGAATACCTGAATTCAAAGTGCTTCGAGGGTTGAGAGCCTTGTACTTGTCGTACAATGATTTTTCAGGGGACATACCGGACGATAGTTTTGAAGGAATGGTTTACTTGAAGAAAGTTTACTTGGACAGAAATGAGTTTGATGGGAGATTGCCCAACTCCATTGTGAGGTTGACTAAGCTTGTGGAGTTAAACGTTGAGAGTAACCGGTTTGTAGGGAGGATACCAGAGTTTCCACGCCAGGATTGGAAATTCTTGAGCTTTGCTAATAATCAATTTCAGGGACCAATACCCTCCACCCTTAGCAATGCTAATGTAACCGCCTTCTTAG ggaACAAGGAGTTGTGTGGACCGCCTCTTGGGTCAACATGCAAGTCCTCAACATCATCAAACAAGAAAAAGAAGCACATCATAATAATGGTGATATTAGTTACGTTAGTAGTAGCTGTAATCGCCTCAATTGTGTTCCTATGCTTCCGCCGAGCTCGAACCAAAACTGCCACTACATCTCCACCACTACTACTCCTACAACCCAATAAACATGGCTCAACTCCCCCAAAAGTAGTTAATTACGAGCAGTTTGGTGCTGTAAAAAGggctaattatcattatgatcAATACTCATCACATAATAATATGAATAGTACTGTTGATCATGACATGATGCGCAGCAGCCAAGGCTACAAAAAAAGAGGTAGCTTGCAATTTGTGATGAAAGATAGAGAGAGGTTCGAGTTGGAAGACCTTCTTAGGGCATCAGCTGAGGTTTTGGGAAGTGGTAGTTTTGGGTCATCTTATAAAGCACTTCTTCTAAATGGACCTGCCATGGTTGTGAAGAGGTTTAGTCACATGAACAATGTTGGGAGAGAGGAGTACTTCCATGATTATATGGCCAAGCTTGGAAGGTTGTCACACCCTAATCTACTACCTCTTGTTGCATACTATTACAGGAAAGAAGAGAAGCTTTTGATATCTGATTTTGTTGACAATCAAAGCTTGGCCAGTCATCTCcatg gtaataaaagAGGAGTTGGGCTAGATTGGGCTACTCGTCTGAGCATAATCAAAGGAATTTCAAGAGGGTTAACATACTTGTATAAGGAGTTTCCAGACGTAACCCTTCCACATGGCCACCTCAAATCTTCAAATGTACTCCTCGATCAGAAATTCTCCCCAATCCTCACTGAATACGCCCTCGTCCCTCTCACCAACAAGGACCATGCACATCGATTCATGGCTGCTTTCAAGTCCCCAGAATTCTcctccaataataataataataaaaatcgtCGAATCTCCAGAAAGACGGACATCTGGAGCCTAGGGATTCTGATTCTTGAGATTCTGACAGGGAAATTCCCTGAGAATTATGTGGATCAggggaataataataataataagaagaagacgTCGTTGTCGTCCTCTACGGGTGATCTAGCGGCGTGGGTGAACTCAGTTGTGCGGGAGGAGTGGACGGGTGAGGTGTTCGATAAAGAGATGGTGAGATCAGGACATGGGGAAGGGGAAATGTTGAAGCTGTTGAAGATCGGAATGAGTTGCAGCGAGATGAGGGTTGAGCGACGGTTGGATTGGAAGGAGGCAGCGGAGAGAATTGAGGAGCTGAGGGAGAGAGATTCAGAAGATGAAGATTATTCATCTTATGTCACTGATTGGGATGTTTTGAGTGCTGATGATGCTTTTTCATTCTCACTTAAGCATtaa